From a single Erpetoichthys calabaricus chromosome 1, fErpCal1.3, whole genome shotgun sequence genomic region:
- the LOC114667708 gene encoding zinc finger protein 501-like, which produces MASAKEDGMDERTVDIKEEDCERLTPEDVCVKLEDHEEKISAFKEEKEYKGVTAAIKAEDLNDFSVGLELQKHETEDIFKQDACEESPSSLQPWSTNTGRLAMQENSVELKSELSESEEKITEGNGREGEESPGSVGINLQKNGSFSPPSFGQPSLQYDEKGMKKSASGSENLTAAFLQCSSLPAAGVTQTEAIKTNPQQVEKEIQIHTGRKCCFECGKQFTHKKDLNKHMKIHTGEKPHCCPECGKQFSDKRSFQRHTQIHNREKKQYICPECGKCYTNQKSLHRHAKIHTEEESYGCSQCGKRFLDLNALQCHNRTHTGEKPYSCPECDKQFSQQSTLKSHIRRHTGEKPHHCLECGKQFSRLSALYNHRRSHTGEKPYSCTECGMRFSYNSCLHKHKIIHSGKKQSCSECGKLFSDGTTLKDHMRIHSGEKPYCCPECGKRFSRPSSLRCHRRIHIGEKQYTCSECGKGYSSRRSFRRHTQSHIGVKSVPEMTNDLSIGSSTKTIEEKSSE; this is translated from the exons ATGGCCTCTGCCAAAGAAGATGGCATGGATGAAAGAACAGtggacattaaagaagaggactgtgagcGGCTCACACCAGAGGATGTGTGCGTGAAGCTGGAGGATCATGAAGAaaaaatttcagcttttaaagAGGAGAAGGAGTACAAGGGGGTGACTGCTGCCATTAAAGCTGAGGATTTGAATGATTTCTCCGTTGGTCTTGAACTTCAAAAGCATGAAACTGAGGATATTTTCAAGCAAGATGCCTGTGAAGAATCTCCATCCAGTTTACAGCCCTGGTCCACTAATACGGGACGACTAGCTATGCAGGAGAATTCTGTAGAGCTGAAATCAGAGTTATCAGAGTCTGAAGAGAAAATCACTGAGGGaaatgggagagaaggagaagagtcccctgggagtgttggaataa aTTTACAGAAGAATGGCAGCTTCTCTCCACCTTCGTTTGGCCAGCCCTCTCTTCAATACGATGAGAAAGGTATGAAGAAATCAGCAAGTGGGTCAGAGAACCTGACAGCAGCTTTTTTACAGTGCAGTTCTCTCCCTGCTGCTGGAGTAACACAGACAGAAGCCATCAAAACTAATCCACagcaagtggagaaagaaatccaaattcaTACTGGAAGAAAATGttgttttgaatgtggcaaacaattcacacatAAGAAGGATCTTAATAAGCATATGaagattcacacaggagaaaagcctcattgctgtccagaatgtggcaaacaattttctgACAAACGCAGTTTTCAAAGGCACACACAAATTCATAATAGAGAGAAAAAGCAGTATATatgtcctgaatgtggcaaatgTTATACAAACCAGAAAAGTCTTCATAGACATGCCAAAATCCATACTGAAGAAGAATCTTATGGCTGTTCTCAATGTGGAAAACGATTCTTAGATTTAAATGCACTTCAGTGCCACAACAGaactcatactggagagaaaccttattCTTGTCCTGAATGTGATAAGCAGTTCTCACAACAAAGCACCCTAAAGAGTCACATCAGAcgccacactggagagaaacctcaCCATTGCTTggagtgtggcaaacaattttcacGCCTCAGTGCTCTTTATAATCATAGGAGaagtcatactggagagaagccttacAGTTGTACTGAATGTGGAATGCGATTCTCATATAACAGTTGTCTTCACAAgcataaaataattcattctgGTAAGAAACagagctgttctgaatgtggtaagctTTTCTCAGATGGCACGACTCTTAAAGATCACATGAGAATTCACTCTGGAGAAAAACCCTATTGCTGTCCagagtgtggcaaacgattctcacgtCCAAGTTCGCTTAGGTGCCACAGAAGGATCCACATTGGAGAGAAGCAGTacacctgttctgaatgtggtaaagggtACTCTTCCAGAAGAAGTTTTCGGAGACACACACAAAGTCATATTGGAGTAAAATCTGTCCCGGAAATGACAAATGATCTTTCCATTGGCTCCTCAACCAAAACAATTGAAGAAAAATCTTCTGAATGA